A region of Salinibacter sp. 10B DNA encodes the following proteins:
- a CDS encoding S8 family serine peptidase has product MEQRATTRRLVGLIVLLLLLGGGEVYAQSLSSEVRDRLAPRLRLVAAERVSSPALGPLLSPLSTTDGRYGVFVNFEDRDALQNTEIPVRPVAPEIATARVTPTGLRALARTEGVTGIVPARQYVPLNDVVRGVTGAHPLHTGRLGRRYTGDGVLACVIDSGIDWTHPDVRGIRDTTRSRVRALWDQTLSPRSSEQPPEAPGYGVEYTRSDLEAALSGGGTSVRSVDTLGHGTQVAATIAGNGSAQSARTHRGMAPDAEIVAVKTDFSGVGIADGLRYCDAKAEAAGRPMVVNLSLGARSGPHDGSSALARTIDAVSGAGRSVVAAAGNGGDSKQHVSHSLPGNGADSLTVEVPRYSPQNGAANDVAFHLDLWRSGSGTASITVITPNGRRVSLVPDSAAVVRTPDGTVTYEQTRSLQGDEHVEIAAYDASADPPPASGSWTIVMENPSSDATTMHSWLVGTTTESTLRNGDSRMTVTTPATARSALAVGAWVHRPRWRGAPGGDVSSTSDLPVREASFSSQGPLRGGGQALDLMAPGQWTISARSQFASLLKQRRLGENDYALYRGTSAAAAATAGAAALLLQHDPSLSGGRISTLLSGDTRAGSTEEGAAQGGNGRLDVYRGMAQLMGRSVATRTQSAYSTPAPENDRTAYTLGGTGARALALRFTPHQSGVVDGLFVQAASKTANRLRDSLRVTLHADEDGRPGAQIGTAVSLAPEAVGNHAMSFASLSASGAVVTADANYHVVLSVEEGGGTLEVAGERSGPDGGALRRRKGEWTALRANLALQVSTSFALDLEAPHLKEPGAKAIVEASAPPTLTWGAVPNADEYTIHVSSSSEFAPARTDTFRTEARSLTLPDPSPSTGYYWRVRAERFEYSGPWSRTRTFLYYPTTVSVRVAQSFASPGRGHRLVALPGRSSRLVSRTVDGRPGSDWQAYRDPGTDGLVPFDGSSAFHFRPGVGFWLRSDADWQVRTSVPSVSLTEEGMFTIPLQEGWNVISNPFDLDVSWNAVAAANGGSLSPLWRFSGSFERTTTFASARRGEAFYFLNDQNLDALRLPYPAFPGTPQGRSGTKQAPPGLTITAVQGTTAAEIRVGTHDDATSGWDTYDRVAPPARFTQPSLRLAPSGTELPPRQQHLAVEYRSTDADGHSFALKLRANPNVPVTIRAAGLSAFEGQEIVLVDPTAGESYDLRAANPVTFQPEAQSRSLRLLIGSSDYVETKKQVTLPSELQFLPNYPNPFDDQTTLEYVLPEPASVRLAVYDVLGRQVRVLVDDQQQAGRHTVQWNGRGESGGRMASGVYLARLVVGGTTKVRKMTFVR; this is encoded by the coding sequence TGCAGAATACGGAGATTCCCGTTCGACCGGTCGCGCCTGAGATCGCGACCGCACGCGTGACGCCGACGGGGCTGCGCGCGCTGGCACGGACAGAGGGGGTGACTGGGATCGTGCCGGCCCGGCAGTATGTCCCGCTCAATGATGTCGTGCGGGGCGTGACGGGGGCGCATCCGCTCCATACGGGTCGCCTCGGCCGCCGCTACACTGGGGATGGGGTGCTTGCGTGTGTCATCGACAGCGGCATCGACTGGACGCATCCGGACGTTCGAGGCATTCGAGACACGACGCGCAGCCGCGTCCGGGCGCTCTGGGATCAAACCCTGTCGCCTCGGTCTTCGGAGCAGCCGCCCGAGGCGCCCGGGTACGGCGTTGAATACACGCGGTCCGATCTCGAAGCGGCCCTCAGTGGAGGGGGCACGTCGGTGCGCAGCGTCGACACGCTGGGGCATGGCACACAAGTGGCCGCTACGATTGCAGGGAATGGGAGCGCGCAGTCGGCCCGCACGCATCGGGGCATGGCCCCGGACGCCGAAATCGTGGCGGTCAAGACGGACTTCTCGGGCGTCGGTATTGCCGACGGGCTGCGGTACTGCGACGCGAAAGCGGAAGCGGCCGGCCGTCCGATGGTCGTGAACCTGAGTTTGGGGGCGCGGTCGGGGCCGCACGACGGCTCGTCGGCGTTGGCACGCACCATCGATGCCGTCTCGGGGGCGGGGCGCAGCGTGGTCGCGGCAGCGGGAAATGGAGGCGACTCGAAGCAGCACGTCTCTCATTCGTTGCCTGGGAACGGGGCCGACAGCCTCACGGTGGAGGTCCCTCGCTATTCCCCGCAGAATGGGGCCGCCAACGACGTTGCCTTTCACCTTGACCTGTGGCGCAGCGGCAGCGGTACAGCGTCGATCACGGTCATCACGCCGAACGGGCGTCGCGTGTCCCTCGTGCCCGATAGTGCGGCCGTCGTCCGGACGCCCGACGGCACGGTGACTTACGAGCAGACCCGCTCGCTACAGGGGGACGAGCACGTCGAGATTGCTGCGTACGATGCCTCGGCGGATCCCCCGCCGGCGTCCGGTTCCTGGACGATCGTGATGGAAAATCCGTCGTCCGATGCAACGACTATGCATAGCTGGTTGGTGGGAACGACCACGGAGAGTACGTTGCGCAATGGGGATTCGCGCATGACGGTAACGACGCCAGCCACGGCTCGGTCGGCGCTTGCGGTCGGGGCCTGGGTTCACCGTCCGCGGTGGCGAGGGGCGCCGGGGGGCGACGTCTCGTCGACGTCTGATCTTCCGGTGAGAGAGGCGTCGTTCAGCAGCCAGGGGCCGTTGCGGGGAGGAGGGCAAGCTCTCGATCTGATGGCGCCTGGTCAGTGGACGATCTCTGCTCGTTCTCAGTTTGCTTCGCTTCTGAAGCAGCGCCGGTTGGGCGAAAACGATTACGCATTGTATCGGGGGACGAGTGCGGCTGCGGCGGCCACGGCCGGTGCTGCGGCGCTCCTTCTTCAACATGACCCGTCGCTTTCAGGCGGTCGGATCTCCACGCTGCTGTCCGGGGACACTCGGGCAGGCTCGACCGAGGAAGGGGCGGCGCAAGGGGGGAACGGACGCCTCGACGTGTACCGGGGCATGGCTCAACTGATGGGCAGGTCTGTTGCCACCCGTACTCAATCGGCATACAGTACCCCTGCACCGGAGAACGACCGCACGGCGTACACGCTCGGAGGAACGGGGGCACGTGCTTTGGCTCTTCGGTTTACGCCTCATCAGAGTGGGGTCGTCGATGGGCTCTTTGTGCAGGCCGCGTCTAAGACGGCCAACCGGCTGCGGGATTCTCTCCGGGTCACGCTCCATGCCGATGAGGACGGCAGGCCTGGAGCACAGATTGGCACTGCGGTGTCGCTCGCGCCCGAGGCCGTCGGCAATCACGCAATGAGTTTTGCATCGCTGTCCGCATCCGGTGCCGTCGTAACTGCGGACGCGAATTACCATGTCGTGCTCAGCGTCGAGGAGGGGGGCGGAACCCTCGAGGTGGCTGGAGAGCGTAGCGGGCCGGATGGGGGCGCACTTCGGCGACGCAAGGGGGAGTGGACCGCATTGCGGGCCAACCTAGCCTTGCAGGTGAGCACGTCGTTTGCCCTCGACCTGGAGGCGCCTCATCTCAAGGAACCGGGGGCAAAGGCAATCGTGGAGGCCTCAGCGCCCCCAACCCTGACGTGGGGGGCGGTGCCAAACGCGGACGAATACACCATACACGTGTCTTCGTCGTCCGAATTTGCGCCGGCTCGTACCGACACCTTTCGGACGGAAGCTCGCTCGTTGACCCTGCCTGATCCATCGCCGAGCACGGGATATTACTGGCGGGTGCGCGCCGAACGGTTTGAGTATTCCGGTCCGTGGTCTCGTACACGCACGTTTCTGTATTATCCGACCACCGTGTCCGTTCGGGTCGCTCAGTCGTTTGCGTCCCCCGGTAGAGGCCATCGGCTTGTGGCCTTGCCCGGTCGCTCTTCGCGTTTGGTGAGCCGCACGGTGGACGGGCGCCCCGGATCCGACTGGCAGGCGTATCGAGATCCCGGAACCGATGGACTGGTTCCGTTCGACGGATCGTCTGCCTTCCATTTCCGGCCGGGCGTCGGGTTCTGGCTCCGCAGCGACGCGGACTGGCAGGTGCGCACCTCGGTGCCCAGCGTCTCCCTGACCGAAGAGGGCATGTTCACGATTCCGCTCCAGGAGGGCTGGAATGTGATCTCCAACCCTTTTGACTTGGATGTGTCGTGGAACGCCGTGGCGGCGGCCAACGGCGGATCTCTGTCTCCACTCTGGCGCTTCTCGGGCTCATTTGAGCGCACCACAACCTTTGCGTCGGCACGCCGGGGGGAGGCCTTCTATTTTCTGAACGACCAAAATCTCGATGCCCTCCGACTTCCGTATCCGGCTTTTCCCGGTACTCCGCAGGGCCGTTCCGGGACGAAACAGGCTCCGCCGGGACTAACAATTACTGCTGTTCAGGGAACGACGGCCGCCGAGATCCGCGTCGGGACTCACGATGACGCCACGAGTGGGTGGGACACATACGATCGCGTCGCTCCTCCCGCCCGCTTCACCCAGCCGTCTCTTCGGCTCGCGCCTTCTGGAACGGAACTCCCTCCTCGCCAGCAGCATCTTGCGGTTGAATACCGGTCGACCGATGCGGATGGTCACAGCTTTGCTCTGAAATTGCGAGCCAACCCGAATGTACCGGTCACGATTCGAGCCGCCGGCCTGTCGGCGTTTGAAGGGCAGGAAATTGTTCTCGTCGATCCAACGGCTGGGGAAAGCTACGATCTCCGCGCTGCCAATCCGGTTACGTTCCAACCGGAGGCCCAATCCCGTTCGCTACGGCTGCTGATAGGGAGCTCTGATTACGTGGAAACGAAGAAACAGGTCACGTTGCCGAGTGAGCTTCAGTTTCTGCCCAATTATCCGAATCCCTTTGACGACCAGACGACTCTTGAGTATGTATTGCCGGAGCCGGCGTCGGTGCGGCTGGCCGTGTATGACGTATTGGGGCGGCAGGTCCGGGTGCTCGTCGACGATCAGCAGCAGGCGGGGCGGCACACCGTGCAGTGGAACGGCCGAGGCGAGTCGGGCGGGCGCATGGCCAGCGGTGTGTATCTGGCGCGCCTCGTCGTCGGGGGCACCACCAAGGTGCGCAAGATGACGTTTGTCCGTTGA